One segment of Passer domesticus isolate bPasDom1 chromosome 28, bPasDom1.hap1, whole genome shotgun sequence DNA contains the following:
- the BMP10 gene encoding bone morphogenetic protein 10, which yields MDSVVLQLWAVLSLLVHLAACSPILSLEHSSLEEDVPLFDEILSEQDGVDFNTLLQNMKNEFLKTLNLSDIPLHESAKVDPPEYMLELYNRFATDRTSMPSANIIRSFKNEDLDSHPTGVPGTRRYPLLFNVSIPHHEEITMAELRLYTLVERDQRLYEGLDRKVTIFEVLENIHVGAGEERKMVALASRHVYGTSSEWESFEVTEAIRRWRRAGLTTHRLEVHIESSEGEEQNGEGKLDIDINSEAKHLPLLVVYSDDQSNDKKEEKEELNEMIDHEQFLGLENLEVGNFHDQPGEEALLQMRSNIIYDSTARIRRNAKGNYCKKTPLYIDFKEIGWDSWIIAPAGYEAYECHGVCAYPLTEHVTPTKHAIVKTLVHLKNPQKASKACCVPTKLDPISILYLDAGVVTYKFKYEGMVVSECGCR from the exons ATGGATTCCGTCgtcctccagctctgggctgtcctcTCCCTCCTGGTCCACCTTGCagcctgcagtcccatcctcaGCTTGGAGCACTCTTCCCTGGAGGAAGACGTGCCTCTTTTTGACGAGATCCTCTCCGAGCAAGATGGGGTTGATTTCAACACGCTGCTCCAGAACATGAAAAATGAGTTTTTGAAGACGTTGAACCTCTCCGACATCCCCCTGCACGAGTCGGCCAAGGTGGACCCGCCAGAGTACATGCTAGAGCTGTACAACAGGTTTGCCACAGACAGGACATCGATGCCTTCTGCAAACATCATCAGGAGCTTCAAAAACGAAG ACTTGGATTCCCACCCCACAGGCGTGCCAGGAACTCGGAGGTACCCGCTGCTGTTCAACGTGTCCATCCCTCACCACGAGGAGATCACCATGGCCGAGCTGAGGCTCTACACCCTGGTGGAGCGGGACCAGAGGCTCTACGAAGGGCTCGACAGGAAGGTCACCATCTTCGAAGTGCTGGAGAACATCCACgtgggggctggggaggagaggaagatggtggcCCTGGCCTCCAGGCACGTCTACGGCACGAGCAGCGAGTGGGAGAGCTTCGAGGTGACCGAGGCCATCCGGCGCTggcgcagggcagggctgaCCACGCACAGGCTGGAGGTTCACATCGAGAGCAGCGAAGGGGAGGAGCAGAACGGGGAAGGGAAACTCGACATCGACATCAACTCCGAGGCCAAGCACCTGCCCCTGTTGGTTGTGTACTCCGACGACCAAAGCAACGAcaaaaaggaggagaaggaagagctgAACGAGATGATAGACCACGAGCAGTTCCTGGGCCTGGAGAACCTGGAGGTTGGCAACTTCCACGACCAGCCCGGCGAGGAGGCGCTGCTGCAGATGCGCTCCAACATCATCTACGACTCCACCGCCCGCATCCGCAGGAACGCCAAGGGCAACTACTGCAAAAAGACTCCTCTCTACATCGACTTCAAGGAGATTGGCTGGGACTCCTGGATCATCGCCCCGGCGGGCTACGAAGCCTACGAGTGCCACGGGGTGTGCGCCTACCCGCTGACGGAGCACGTCACGCCAACCAAGCACGCCATAGTCAAGACTTTGGTTCACCTGAAGAACCCCCAGAAAGCCTCCAAGGCCTGCTGCGTGCCCACCAAACTCGACCCCATCTCCATCCTCTACTTGGATGCAGGGGTGGTCACCTACAAGTTCAAGTACGAGGGCATGGTGGTGTCAGAGTGCGGCTGCAGATAG